In the genome of Rhizobium etli 8C-3, one region contains:
- a CDS encoding YkvA family protein: MELISKAKTWAKSLRRDISALWLAARDPRVPWLAKATAAAVAAYALSPIDLIPDFVPVLGYLDDLVIVPLGIWLAVKLVPPKIMAELRKEAALRANHPATSRAGLLFVLAVWIFCFIFLVLAFL; the protein is encoded by the coding sequence ATGGAACTGATATCAAAAGCGAAAACATGGGCGAAGTCACTGAGGCGTGACATTTCCGCATTGTGGCTTGCCGCCCGCGATCCACGCGTTCCGTGGCTTGCAAAAGCGACCGCCGCAGCAGTGGCGGCCTATGCGCTTTCTCCTATCGATCTGATCCCGGATTTCGTGCCCGTCCTCGGCTATCTCGACGACCTCGTCATCGTGCCGCTCGGCATCTGGCTGGCCGTCAAGCTCGTCCCGCCAAAAATCATGGCCGAACTCCGCAAGGAGGCCGCATTGCGCGCCAACCATCCGGCCACTAGCAGAGCGGGGCTCCTTTTCGTCCTTGCCGTCTGGATTTTCTGCTTCATCTTTCTGGTACTGGCGTTCCTTTGA
- a CDS encoding DegQ family serine endoprotease, which yields MQGLLKRASISLFALVVALPFGADAQDAKIVPQSRAELQLSFAPLVKQTSGAVVNVYAEKFIQRQSPFAGDPFFEQFFGQQMPNRTEKQSSLGSGVIVEANGTVVTNNHVIEGADDIKVALSDGREFPCKVVLRDDRLDLAVLKIDAKASFSTLTIGNSDAVEVGDLVLAIGNPFGVGQTVTSGIVSALARNQVVKNEFGFFIQTDASINPGNSGGALMNMKGELIGINTAIFSRGGGSNGIGFAIPANLVKVFLASADAGVKSFERPYVGATFDAVTSEVAEALGLDKARGALIVKVTDGGPASKAGLKAGEIVTAVNGVPVEHPDALLYRLTTAGLGSSVNLTVAENGGEQQVALKLDRAPETSPRDQRTIGGRTPFTGTVVENLSPRVADDLRMPTESTGVVVADVQDGSPAARLGFEPKDIIVSINGVPVQTTEELEQMADADPGFWRVEIERDGQRIRQFFR from the coding sequence ATGCAAGGCCTGTTGAAACGCGCTTCCATTTCGCTCTTTGCGCTGGTCGTCGCTTTGCCGTTCGGCGCAGATGCGCAGGACGCGAAGATTGTGCCGCAAAGCCGGGCGGAGCTGCAGCTTTCCTTCGCGCCGCTTGTCAAGCAGACATCAGGCGCCGTGGTGAACGTCTATGCAGAGAAGTTCATCCAGCGCCAATCTCCTTTCGCAGGCGACCCTTTCTTCGAGCAGTTCTTTGGCCAGCAAATGCCGAATCGCACCGAGAAGCAATCCTCGCTCGGCTCCGGCGTCATCGTTGAAGCAAACGGCACAGTGGTGACGAATAACCACGTCATCGAGGGCGCGGACGACATCAAGGTGGCGCTGTCGGACGGCCGCGAGTTCCCGTGCAAGGTCGTGCTGCGTGACGATCGGCTCGATCTTGCGGTGCTGAAGATCGACGCCAAGGCGAGTTTTTCTACGCTGACGATCGGCAACTCGGATGCCGTCGAGGTCGGCGATCTCGTGCTTGCGATCGGCAATCCCTTCGGCGTCGGCCAGACGGTGACGAGCGGGATCGTTTCAGCGCTGGCGCGCAATCAGGTTGTCAAAAACGAGTTCGGCTTCTTCATCCAGACCGACGCGTCGATCAATCCCGGCAATTCGGGTGGTGCGCTGATGAACATGAAGGGTGAACTGATCGGCATCAATACGGCGATCTTCTCGCGCGGCGGCGGCTCGAACGGAATCGGTTTCGCTATCCCCGCCAACCTGGTAAAGGTGTTTCTGGCATCGGCCGACGCTGGCGTGAAGTCGTTCGAACGCCCCTATGTCGGCGCCACCTTTGACGCGGTCACCTCCGAGGTTGCCGAGGCGCTTGGTCTCGACAAGGCACGCGGCGCACTGATCGTGAAAGTGACGGATGGCGGTCCTGCATCCAAGGCGGGTCTGAAAGCCGGCGAGATCGTCACGGCGGTGAACGGCGTTCCGGTCGAGCATCCCGACGCACTTCTCTATCGCCTGACCACGGCAGGTCTCGGCAGCTCCGTGAACCTGACCGTGGCCGAGAATGGCGGCGAGCAGCAGGTGGCGCTGAAGCTCGACCGGGCGCCGGAAACCTCGCCGCGCGACCAGCGTACCATTGGCGGGCGCACGCCCTTCACCGGAACTGTCGTCGAGAACTTGTCGCCGCGCGTTGCCGACGATCTGCGCATGCCCACGGAATCGACCGGCGTCGTCGTTGCCGATGTGCAGGATGGCTCACCTGCAGCGCGTCTCGGTTTCGAGCCGAAGGATATCATCGTTTCGATCAATGGCGTACCGGTACAAACAACTGAGGAGCTGGAACAGATGGCCGACGCCGACCCGGGGTTCTGGCGCGTCGAGATCGAGCGCGACGGCCAGCGGATAAGGCAGTTCTTCCGATGA
- a CDS encoding replication-associated recombination protein A gives MSDDLFAPRVPEEVANRRPLADRLRPQTIGEVTGQEHLTGEDGVLRRMIASGSLGSMIFWGPPGTGKTTVARLLSGEAGLAFEQISAIFSGVADLKKVFDAARLRRMDGRQTLLFVDEIHRFNRAQQDSFLPVMEDGTIILVGATTENPSFELNAALLSRARVLTFKSHDEESLEELLKRAETAEGKVLPLTADARASLLRMADGDGRAVLTLAEEVWRAVRDGETFDTEALTRIVQRRAPVYDKAQDGHYNLISALHKSVRGSDPDAALYYLARMFDAGEDPLYLGRRLVRMAVEDIGLADPQALVICYAAKDAYDYLGSPEGELALAQACVYLATAPKSNAVYTAFKAATQAAKANGSLLPPKHILNAPTKLMKGEGYSEGYRYDHDEPDAFSGQDYFPQKMGRQTFYDPPERGFERDIRKRLEYWAKLRKERNPR, from the coding sequence ATGAGTGACGATCTCTTCGCACCGCGTGTTCCTGAGGAGGTCGCCAACAGGCGGCCTCTTGCCGATCGGCTCCGGCCGCAGACGATTGGCGAAGTCACCGGCCAGGAACATCTGACGGGCGAAGACGGCGTGTTGCGCCGGATGATCGCGAGCGGTTCGCTTGGGTCCATGATCTTCTGGGGGCCGCCCGGCACCGGCAAGACGACAGTTGCCCGGCTGCTTTCGGGTGAAGCAGGCCTCGCCTTCGAACAGATCTCGGCGATCTTTTCCGGCGTCGCCGACCTCAAGAAGGTTTTCGACGCCGCGCGCCTGCGCCGCATGGACGGCCGGCAGACGCTGCTTTTCGTCGACGAAATTCATCGCTTCAATCGCGCCCAGCAGGATAGTTTCCTGCCGGTCATGGAAGACGGCACGATCATCCTTGTTGGTGCCACCACAGAGAACCCGTCCTTCGAGCTCAACGCTGCTCTCTTGTCTCGCGCTCGCGTGCTGACCTTCAAATCCCATGATGAAGAAAGCCTGGAAGAACTGCTGAAGCGCGCCGAGACGGCCGAAGGCAAGGTGCTGCCGCTGACGGCGGACGCACGCGCCAGCCTCTTGCGCATGGCAGACGGCGACGGCCGTGCGGTACTCACGCTTGCCGAGGAGGTCTGGCGCGCCGTCCGCGACGGTGAGACGTTCGACACCGAAGCACTGACGCGCATCGTGCAGCGCCGTGCTCCGGTCTACGACAAGGCACAGGACGGCCACTACAACCTCATTTCCGCGCTGCATAAGTCCGTGCGCGGCTCCGATCCGGATGCAGCGCTCTACTATCTCGCTCGCATGTTCGATGCCGGCGAGGACCCGCTCTATCTCGGGCGACGGCTGGTGCGCATGGCGGTAGAGGATATCGGACTTGCCGATCCACAGGCGCTGGTCATCTGCTACGCCGCCAAGGACGCCTATGATTACCTTGGGTCACCGGAAGGTGAATTGGCGCTCGCGCAGGCCTGCGTCTATCTGGCGACCGCCCCGAAATCCAATGCCGTCTACACGGCATTCAAGGCCGCCACGCAGGCGGCAAAAGCAAACGGCTCGCTGCTGCCGCCGAAGCATATCCTGAACGCGCCGACCAAGCTGATGAAGGGCGAAGGTTACAGCGAGGGCTATCGCTACGACCACGACGAGCCCGACGCCTTTTCGGGCCAGGATTATTTTCCGCAGAAGATGGGGCGCCAGACCTTCTACGATCCGCCGGAGCGCGGCTTCGAGCGCGATATCCGCAAGCGGCTGGAATATTGGGCAAAGCTCAGAAAAGAGCGCAATCCGCGCTAA
- a CDS encoding DUF1883 domain-containing protein produces MPKPNFRFTHYDLHEQRAGTVIEVTLKAVNNVRLMTAPNYQRFTEVLDFKYIGGVAKKSPIRLAIPESGNWHLVVDMEGHHGLSESSVKVIAAPAGQKQAS; encoded by the coding sequence ATGCCGAAACCGAACTTCCGCTTTACCCATTATGATCTTCACGAACAGCGCGCCGGAACCGTCATCGAGGTGACGCTGAAAGCGGTGAACAATGTGCGGCTCATGACGGCGCCGAACTACCAGCGATTCACCGAGGTTCTCGATTTCAAGTATATCGGCGGAGTTGCCAAGAAATCACCCATCAGGCTCGCCATTCCCGAAAGCGGAAACTGGCACCTGGTCGTGGACATGGAAGGCCATCACGGGCTTTCCGAATCCTCAGTGAAGGTGATCGCCGCGCCGGCGGGCCAGAAGCAGGCGTCATAG
- a CDS encoding ketopantoate reductase family protein, whose product MPFTTICIYGAGALGGAMAVKLAAGLGTRARISVVARGAHLDAMKKNGLDLFEAGSETPINAHITATDDPSALPPQDLIVTGLKGHQLGAAAEGIANLLKDSTRVVMILNGIPWWYFHRDRQSPYAELQLEELDPGGRLWRLIGPQRVIGCVAYQGAEVINPGQVKLSNNGRFILGEPSGEPSADLEAIAALLSRAGLSITATQAIRDEIWNKLTGNAAFNPISALTRALMTDIMANPPLAETVGKVMTEVRTVGRALGARFDTTIEERLEQSRHVGAVRTSMLQDLLAGKPLEIAPLTGVIVTLGRLVSVPTPVCETVLALVSQLDRENQR is encoded by the coding sequence ATGCCTTTTACGACCATCTGTATCTATGGCGCCGGCGCGCTTGGCGGTGCCATGGCGGTGAAACTTGCAGCCGGACTCGGCACCAGAGCGAGGATTTCCGTGGTGGCGCGAGGCGCCCATCTCGACGCTATGAAGAAGAACGGCCTTGATCTTTTCGAAGCCGGCTCCGAAACGCCGATCAATGCCCACATCACCGCAACGGATGATCCATCGGCGCTTCCACCACAGGATCTGATCGTTACGGGTCTTAAGGGCCACCAGCTTGGCGCGGCAGCCGAAGGCATCGCGAACCTGCTGAAGGACAGCACGCGGGTCGTCATGATCTTGAACGGCATTCCGTGGTGGTATTTTCACCGCGACAGGCAAAGCCCGTATGCCGAGCTTCAGTTGGAGGAACTCGACCCGGGAGGCCGGCTCTGGCGCCTGATCGGTCCGCAACGCGTGATCGGCTGCGTTGCCTATCAGGGCGCGGAAGTGATCAATCCCGGTCAGGTGAAACTCTCGAACAATGGCCGCTTCATCCTGGGCGAGCCCTCCGGCGAACCATCCGCCGACCTCGAAGCGATCGCTGCGCTTCTCTCCCGCGCCGGCCTCAGTATTACGGCCACGCAAGCCATCCGCGACGAAATCTGGAACAAGCTCACCGGCAACGCCGCCTTCAATCCGATCAGCGCCCTGACGCGAGCCCTGATGACCGACATCATGGCCAATCCGCCGCTTGCCGAAACCGTCGGCAAGGTGATGACCGAAGTGCGTACCGTCGGCCGCGCGCTTGGTGCCCGCTTTGACACCACCATCGAAGAGCGGCTCGAGCAATCCCGGCACGTAGGCGCAGTGCGCACCTCCATGCTGCAGGATCTTTTGGCCGGAAAGCCGCTCGAAATCGCGCCCCTGACCGGCGTGATCGTCACGCTGGGACGGCTTGTGTCGGTGCCGACACCGGTGTGCGAAACGGTACTTGCGTTGGTCTCGCAGCTCGATCGCGAAAACCAGCGATAG
- the ftsZ gene encoding cell division protein FtsZ has translation MTDAKSGISGLRPRITVIGVGGGGGNAINNMISENLEGVDFIAANTDAQVLATSKASRRIQLGAHVTEGLGAGSLPEVGRAAAEESIDEIMDHLAGSHMCFVTAGMGGGTGTGAAPVIAHAARSAGILTVGVVTKPFTFEGNRRLRTADIGIEALRQAADTVIVIPNQNLFRIADAKTTFADAFMTADRVLFAGVGCITDLIVKEGLINLDFADVKSVMRGMGRAMMGTGESSGDERALKAAEAAIANPLLDDISMKGAKGVLISISGGSDMTLFEVDEAASRIRDEVQDDADIVVGAIFDRNLDGKFRVSVVATGLDAELATSAPDAVAKQIHTRTLQ, from the coding sequence ATGACGGACGCCAAGAGCGGGATTTCGGGATTGCGGCCGCGGATCACGGTGATCGGCGTTGGCGGCGGCGGCGGCAATGCGATCAACAATATGATTTCCGAGAATCTGGAAGGTGTCGATTTCATCGCCGCCAATACGGATGCCCAGGTGCTGGCGACCTCCAAGGCGTCGCGCCGCATCCAGCTCGGCGCACACGTGACAGAAGGGCTCGGTGCCGGATCCCTGCCGGAAGTCGGCCGTGCAGCCGCCGAAGAATCGATCGACGAGATCATGGATCACCTTGCAGGCTCGCATATGTGCTTCGTCACCGCCGGCATGGGTGGCGGCACGGGCACGGGTGCTGCGCCGGTGATCGCGCATGCGGCACGCTCCGCCGGCATCCTGACGGTCGGCGTCGTCACCAAGCCCTTCACCTTCGAGGGCAACCGGCGTCTGAGGACGGCAGATATCGGCATCGAAGCGCTGCGACAGGCAGCCGACACCGTGATCGTTATTCCGAACCAGAATCTTTTCCGCATCGCCGATGCGAAGACCACCTTCGCCGACGCCTTCATGACCGCCGACCGCGTGCTCTTTGCCGGTGTCGGCTGCATCACCGACCTGATCGTCAAGGAAGGCCTGATCAATCTCGACTTCGCCGACGTCAAATCGGTGATGCGCGGCATGGGACGGGCGATGATGGGAACGGGTGAGTCATCCGGCGACGAGCGTGCGCTGAAGGCAGCCGAAGCGGCGATCGCCAATCCCTTGCTCGACGACATCTCGATGAAGGGCGCCAAGGGAGTGCTGATCTCGATTTCCGGCGGTTCGGACATGACGCTCTTCGAAGTGGACGAGGCCGCAAGCCGCATCCGCGACGAAGTCCAGGACGACGCCGACATCGTCGTCGGCGCCATCTTTGACCGCAATCTCGACGGTAAGTTCCGCGTGTCCGTCGTCGCAACGGGCCTCGACGCTGAGCTCGCCACATCTGCACCGGATGCCGTTGCAAAGCAGATCCATACGCGCACGCTTCAATAA
- a CDS encoding oxidoreductase: MKVWFITGASRGFGALMTKEALAAGDAVVATARNPKNVTDTFGDHPNLVAAALDVTNEGQAEEAAAKAVERFGRIDVLANNAGYGLLGAVEEATAEEVERLYATNVFGLLKVTRAVLPYMRRQRSGHILNFSSIGGYFGYPGWGVYGSTKFAVEGLSESLAAELEPFGIKVTIVEPGFFRTDFLADNSLTISPASISDYIDTPAGKMRDFAADANHAQPGDPTRLAAGIITLANAANPPLRMPFGSDTVAKIEEQNASVSKELAEWRELAVSTDFQADAAA; encoded by the coding sequence ATGAAAGTCTGGTTCATCACTGGTGCATCCCGCGGCTTCGGCGCGCTGATGACGAAGGAAGCACTTGCAGCCGGCGATGCGGTCGTCGCCACAGCCCGAAATCCAAAGAACGTCACCGACACATTCGGCGACCACCCGAACCTTGTCGCCGCCGCCCTTGACGTCACCAATGAGGGACAAGCGGAGGAGGCCGCGGCAAAAGCCGTCGAACGCTTCGGCCGCATCGACGTACTCGCTAACAATGCGGGTTACGGCCTGCTCGGCGCCGTGGAGGAAGCAACCGCCGAGGAAGTCGAAAGACTTTACGCCACCAACGTCTTCGGCCTCCTGAAGGTCACCCGCGCCGTCCTGCCCTATATGCGCCGGCAGCGTTCGGGACACATCCTGAACTTTTCGTCGATCGGCGGTTATTTCGGCTATCCAGGCTGGGGCGTTTATGGTTCGACCAAGTTCGCCGTCGAAGGCCTGTCGGAGTCCCTGGCCGCCGAACTCGAACCCTTCGGTATCAAGGTGACGATCGTCGAGCCCGGCTTCTTCCGCACCGATTTCCTCGCCGACAACTCGCTGACGATAAGCCCGGCCTCGATTTCGGACTATATCGACACGCCGGCTGGCAAGATGCGCGATTTCGCAGCCGATGCAAACCATGCCCAGCCGGGCGATCCGACAAGGTTGGCAGCCGGCATAATCACTCTTGCGAACGCGGCAAATCCGCCGCTGCGCATGCCCTTCGGCAGCGATACTGTCGCAAAGATCGAGGAGCAGAACGCGAGCGTTTCCAAGGAACTTGCCGAATGGCGCGAACTCGCCGTCTCGACGGATTTTCAAGCAGACGCGGCCGCTTGA
- a CDS encoding LysR family transcriptional regulator, translating to MHAAQLSELATFAAVARHRSFRKAGEERGVTASAVSHAVQNLEDRIGLRLLNRTTRSVSLTEAGELLKSHLDPAFGEITAALDALNRFRDTPFGKVRINVPNSIAPFVIGRVIGPLLEKNPNLQLEISATDRLVDIVEEGFDGGIRFGERVTEGMIALRIKARLRLVVVGSRAYFERRPKPVTPHDLKRHLCIQNMFPSGARYPWVFEKDGQAVTFHPAGPLSLDDHELMTQAALGGVALAYVWEDRVEKMIAAGELIQVLDDWCQPEEPLYLYYPSRRHMPAGFRALIEAMKAE from the coding sequence ATGCACGCCGCCCAGCTTTCCGAACTGGCAACTTTTGCCGCCGTTGCGCGGCACCGGAGCTTCAGAAAGGCGGGCGAGGAGAGGGGCGTGACGGCCTCCGCCGTTAGCCATGCGGTTCAAAACCTCGAGGACAGGATCGGCCTGCGGCTTTTGAACCGCACGACGCGCAGCGTCTCGCTGACGGAGGCGGGCGAACTGCTCAAGTCGCATCTCGATCCGGCCTTCGGTGAGATCACCGCAGCGCTCGATGCGCTCAATCGCTTTCGCGACACGCCCTTCGGCAAGGTCAGGATCAACGTTCCGAATTCGATCGCGCCTTTCGTGATCGGCCGGGTGATAGGCCCGCTGCTCGAAAAGAACCCGAACCTGCAGCTCGAAATCAGTGCCACGGACCGCCTGGTCGATATTGTCGAGGAGGGTTTCGACGGCGGGATAAGGTTTGGGGAGCGGGTGACGGAGGGCATGATCGCCTTGCGCATCAAGGCGCGGCTGCGCTTGGTGGTCGTCGGCTCGCGCGCTTATTTCGAGCGGCGGCCGAAGCCCGTGACACCGCACGACCTGAAGCGTCATCTCTGCATCCAGAACATGTTTCCCTCCGGTGCACGTTACCCATGGGTTTTCGAGAAAGACGGGCAGGCGGTGACCTTCCACCCGGCAGGACCGCTTTCGCTCGACGACCACGAGCTGATGACCCAGGCGGCCCTTGGCGGTGTGGCGCTCGCCTATGTCTGGGAAGACCGCGTGGAGAAGATGATTGCGGCCGGCGAACTCATTCAGGTGCTCGACGACTGGTGCCAGCCGGAAGAGCCGCTCTACCTCTACTACCCCAGCCGCCGCCACATGCCGGCAGGGTTCAGGGCACTGATCGAAGCGATGAAGGCGGAATAG
- a CDS encoding carboxymuconolactone decarboxylase family protein: MPFIHTPDASASDKTASMYASAESNYGYLPNMYRAFGHRPEVMENWGALLSSIRSHMSPRRYELVTLAAAKELKSSYCMLAHGSVLLREGFTNDGLAAVANDTEKAPIDAVERAVMAFAAKVVRDATSVTQQDVDGLKKHQLTDAEIFDITAAAAARCFFSKMLDALGAAPDHVYAERLDPSLRKALTVGRPVTGLA; the protein is encoded by the coding sequence ATGCCCTTCATCCACACCCCCGATGCGTCCGCCAGCGACAAGACCGCGTCCATGTACGCGTCCGCCGAATCGAACTACGGCTATCTGCCAAACATGTACCGCGCCTTCGGGCACCGGCCCGAGGTGATGGAGAACTGGGGTGCCCTGCTATCGAGCATCCGCAGTCACATGAGCCCCAGGCGCTACGAACTGGTGACGCTGGCGGCGGCAAAGGAGCTCAAATCCTCGTATTGCATGCTGGCGCACGGTTCTGTGCTGTTGCGCGAGGGCTTTACCAATGACGGGCTGGCTGCCGTTGCCAACGACACGGAAAAGGCGCCGATTGATGCCGTCGAGCGCGCCGTCATGGCCTTTGCCGCCAAAGTGGTGCGCGACGCGACCTCGGTGACGCAGCAGGATGTCGACGGATTGAAAAAGCACCAGCTCACCGACGCAGAGATCTTCGACATCACCGCGGCGGCGGCGGCCCGCTGCTTCTTCTCGAAGATGCTGGATGCGCTGGGTGCGGCACCGGACCACGTCTATGCAGAACGGCTCGACCCCAGTCTGCGCAAGGCTCTCACCGTGGGCCGCCCGGTCACGGGGCTCGCCTGA
- a CDS encoding phosphoketolase, whose product MEQHASNTAPSTLSGPDVDLLDRYWRAANYLSVGQIYLLDNPLLRQPLKPEHIKPRLLGHWGTTPGLNFIYAHLNRMIRARDLDIIYMCGPGHGGPGMVANTYLEGTYSEIYPDVSEDADGMRKLFRQFSFPGGIPSHAAPETPGSIHEGGELGYALVHAYGAAFDNPELIVACVVGDGEAETGPLAASWHSNKFLNPARDGAVLPILHLNGYKIANPAILARASNEDLRDLFRGYGYQPFFVEGHEPADMHGKMAAAFDAVFDQIRDIQATARAGSTGLPRWPMIVLRSPKGWTGPKEVDGKKVEGFWRAHQVPVSNCRGDDGHRKILEDWMRSYEPEKLFDADGRLKDDLKALAPEGNRRMGANPHANGGLQRKELSVPDIHDYEISIEDRGSQAVQSTEIFGQYLRDVLKLNAKNANFRIFGPDETESNRLGSVFEATDRVWMENIEPYDLHLSRDGRVMEVLSEHLCQGWLEGYLLTGRHGLFSCYEAFIHIIDSMFNQHAKWLKVTRELEWRKPISSLNYLLTSHVWRQDHNGFSHQDPGFVDLVANKKADTVRIYLPPDANTLLWVGDHCLKTYDRVNVIVAGKQPEPQYLPMDEAIEHCKAGIGIWKWASNEDNTIAPDVVMACAGDVPTMETLAAVSLLRDLIPDLKMRVVNVVDLLALQAKEQHPHGLGHDEFDRIFTRDKPVIFAYHGYPYLIHRLTYKRTNHENIHVRGFIEEGTTTTPFDMTVLNELDRFHLAIEAIERVPGLKEKVPDVLDRLHGKLAEHHAYVREYGEDMPEVRNWKWPAS is encoded by the coding sequence ATGGAACAGCACGCCTCGAACACTGCCCCTTCCACGCTTTCCGGCCCCGACGTCGACTTGCTCGACCGCTACTGGCGGGCCGCCAACTATCTCTCCGTCGGCCAGATCTACCTCCTGGACAACCCGCTTTTGCGCCAACCGCTGAAGCCCGAGCATATCAAGCCGCGCCTGCTTGGCCACTGGGGCACGACGCCGGGACTGAACTTCATCTATGCGCACCTCAACCGGATGATCCGAGCCCGCGACCTCGACATCATCTACATGTGCGGACCCGGTCATGGCGGGCCGGGCATGGTCGCAAACACCTATCTCGAAGGCACCTATAGCGAGATCTATCCGGATGTTTCCGAGGATGCGGACGGCATGCGCAAGCTCTTCCGTCAGTTCTCCTTTCCCGGCGGTATTCCAAGCCATGCAGCACCAGAAACGCCCGGCTCGATCCATGAAGGCGGCGAGCTCGGCTATGCCCTCGTCCACGCCTATGGCGCCGCATTCGACAATCCCGAGTTGATCGTCGCCTGTGTCGTTGGCGACGGCGAAGCCGAGACCGGCCCGCTTGCCGCCAGCTGGCATTCGAACAAGTTCCTGAACCCTGCCCGCGACGGCGCGGTGCTGCCGATCCTGCATCTCAACGGCTACAAGATCGCCAATCCCGCGATTCTCGCCCGCGCCAGCAACGAGGACCTCCGCGATCTCTTTCGGGGATATGGTTACCAGCCCTTCTTCGTCGAGGGACACGAGCCGGCCGACATGCACGGCAAGATGGCGGCCGCCTTCGACGCCGTGTTCGACCAGATCAGGGACATCCAGGCGACCGCGCGCGCAGGCAGCACGGGCCTGCCGCGCTGGCCGATGATCGTGCTGCGCAGCCCGAAAGGCTGGACGGGGCCGAAGGAAGTCGACGGCAAGAAGGTCGAGGGCTTCTGGCGCGCCCATCAGGTGCCGGTCTCAAACTGCCGCGGCGACGACGGCCACCGGAAGATCCTCGAGGACTGGATGCGCAGTTACGAGCCGGAAAAGCTGTTCGACGCGGACGGACGCCTGAAGGACGACCTGAAGGCGCTGGCGCCCGAGGGCAACCGCCGGATGGGGGCCAATCCGCATGCCAATGGCGGCCTGCAGCGCAAGGAGCTCTCTGTCCCCGATATCCACGACTACGAGATCAGTATCGAGGACCGCGGCAGCCAGGCCGTGCAGTCGACCGAGATTTTCGGTCAGTACCTGCGCGATGTGCTGAAGCTCAACGCCAAGAACGCGAATTTCCGCATCTTCGGCCCCGACGAAACGGAATCGAACCGCCTCGGCAGCGTCTTCGAGGCGACGGACCGCGTCTGGATGGAGAACATCGAGCCCTATGACCTGCATCTTTCCCGCGACGGCCGCGTCATGGAGGTCTTGAGCGAGCATCTTTGCCAGGGCTGGCTGGAAGGCTACCTCCTGACCGGCCGGCATGGCCTGTTCTCGTGCTACGAAGCTTTCATCCACATCATCGACTCGATGTTCAACCAGCACGCCAAATGGCTGAAGGTCACCCGCGAACTTGAGTGGCGAAAGCCGATATCCTCCCTCAACTACCTGCTCACCTCGCATGTCTGGCGGCAGGATCACAACGGCTTTTCCCATCAAGATCCGGGCTTCGTCGATCTCGTCGCCAACAAGAAGGCCGATACTGTCCGCATCTACCTGCCGCCGGATGCCAACACACTGCTCTGGGTCGGCGACCATTGCCTGAAGACGTACGACCGCGTCAACGTCATCGTCGCTGGCAAGCAGCCGGAGCCGCAATATCTGCCGATGGATGAGGCGATCGAGCACTGCAAGGCCGGCATCGGCATCTGGAAATGGGCCAGCAACGAGGACAACACGATCGCACCCGACGTGGTCATGGCCTGCGCCGGCGACGTTCCGACGATGGAAACGCTTGCCGCCGTCAGCCTCCTTCGCGACTTGATCCCAGATCTGAAAATGCGCGTCGTCAATGTCGTCGACCTTCTGGCGCTGCAGGCCAAGGAGCAGCATCCGCACGGGCTGGGGCACGACGAGTTCGACCGCATCTTCACAAGGGACAAACCGGTAATCTTCGCCTATCACGGCTATCCCTATCTCATCCACCGGCTCACCTACAAACGCACGAACCACGAAAACATCCACGTGCGCGGCTTCATCGAGGAAGGAACGACGACGACGCCGTTCGACATGACGGTACTGAACGAGCTCGACCGCTTCCATCTCGCCATCGAGGCCATCGAGCGCGTGCCCGGATTGAAGGAAAAGGTGCCGGATGTTCTCGACCGGCTGCATGGAAAACTCGCCGAACACCACGCCTACGTCCGGGAGTATGGCGAGGACATGCCCGAGGTCAGAAACTGGAAGTGGCCGGCCTCATGA